The Rosa rugosa chromosome 1, drRosRugo1.1, whole genome shotgun sequence genomic sequence TGGTGGCAAGCAGCACATGACACATAATTCAGGTAGCTAATACTATCGAGTCTGGTGATAATAATGTCTTTAATTTATAAGTGAAAGGTTCCAAGTCGGATTCAATTTACAACGAGTAATTTATCGTGCATTTTGGACGGTGATTCTGGATTATTTTACggatttaaatgaaaaaaaaagaagtgatgTTAGGGTTGCTCTTTTTTTTGTTGGGCAACTAAAGGCATCGATGCTGGTGGTTGAATAGAACTATAGAAGGTGAAAACTGAACGAACAGATGGCAGAGTACAGAATCATACATGTTCCGAATCCGTATCCATATCCATATCCAAACTCAATCAACACTGACTTTAGCACCTCCACGCGCTCCACTCAGTGCGTGCATTCCCACACCCCCCTCACCAATAAAGATGCATCGTATTCACGTGGCTCTCCATGCCACACGACAAATCACACCCCCAATTCCTACTCTCCTTTCATTTCTGGATTCATCTCTATCAATCTCAAAACCCTCAAAACCACCATGAGCGCCGCCGCCGCTACGATCACAGACCTGCCGGAGGCGATTCTCGCCGCCATCATCGGCTTGGTCTCCGACACCCGCTCCCGCAACTCAGTCGCCCTCGTCTGCCGCAAATTCAGCAGCCTCGAGAGAGCCACGCGCACCTCCCTCACGCTCCGCGGCAACGCGCGGGACCTCCACCTGATCCCGACCTGCTTCACCTCCGTCTCCGACCTCGACCTCTCCCTCCTCTCGCCGTGGGGCCACGCGCTGCTCTCCCCCTCCGCCTCCTCCACCGACCCCGCCCTCCTCGCCCAGCGCCTCCGCGTCGCCTTCCCCTCCGTCACCTCCCTCACCGTCTACTCCCGATCCTCCTCCACCGTCCAGATTGTCGCCAATCTCTGGCCGGGACTCCGCCGCGTCAAGCTCGTCCGATGGCATCTACGGCCGCAATCGCTTCTCGGAGCCGACTTCGATCCTCTCTTCCAGCAATGCCAGACTCTCTCCGATTTGGACTTGTCGGAATTCTACTACTGGACCGATGACCTCCCTCCGGTTCTGGAAGCCCATCCCAACGTGGCCCGCTCTCTCACCAAGCTCAATCTCCTGACGGCGTCGTTTACCGAGGGTTTCAAAGCCAACGAGATCCGATCCATCACCGAGGCCTGCCCCAAGCTTCAGCAGCTCTTCGTCGCTTGTATGTTCGATCCCAGATACATAGGGTTCGTCGGGGAGGAGGCTCTCTTGGCCGTATCGACCAATTGTCCGGAGCTCAGAGTCGTCCATCTCATCGATACGTCGTCGTTGGCCAACGCTCGTGGGGATCCAAACGACGACGGTTTCACATCGGAGGACGCTCAGATTGGGCGAGCGGCTTTGATCGACTTCTTCTCCGGGCTTCCTTTGCTGGAAGAGCTGGTGCTCGATGTGTGCAAGAACGTGAGGGACAGTGGACTGGCCTTGGAGGTTCTTGCTTCCAAGTGTCCCAGACTGAGAGCTCTTAAGGTTGGGCAGTTCCATGGGCTGTGCTCGGCGGTTGGGTCCCAGCTCGACGGCATTGCTCTATGTCAAGGGCTGGAGTCACTGTCGATTAAGAACTCTGCAGATTTGACAGATATGGGATTGATCGAAATCGCGAGAGGGTGTTGTAAGCTTGCCAAGTTTGAGGTGTATGGATGCAAGAAAATTACAGTGAAGGGGTTGAGGACGC encodes the following:
- the LOC133724887 gene encoding F-box/LRR-repeat MAX2 homolog A; this encodes MAEYRIIHVPNPYPYPYPNSINTDFSTSTRSTQCVHSHTPLTNKDASYSRGSPCHTTNHTPNSYSPFISGFISINLKTLKTTMSAAAATITDLPEAILAAIIGLVSDTRSRNSVALVCRKFSSLERATRTSLTLRGNARDLHLIPTCFTSVSDLDLSLLSPWGHALLSPSASSTDPALLAQRLRVAFPSVTSLTVYSRSSSTVQIVANLWPGLRRVKLVRWHLRPQSLLGADFDPLFQQCQTLSDLDLSEFYYWTDDLPPVLEAHPNVARSLTKLNLLTASFTEGFKANEIRSITEACPKLQQLFVACMFDPRYIGFVGEEALLAVSTNCPELRVVHLIDTSSLANARGDPNDDGFTSEDAQIGRAALIDFFSGLPLLEELVLDVCKNVRDSGLALEVLASKCPRLRALKVGQFHGLCSAVGSQLDGIALCQGLESLSIKNSADLTDMGLIEIARGCCKLAKFEVYGCKKITVKGLRTLACLLRKTLVDVSISCCKNLDAAGSVCALEPIRDRIQRLHIDCVWPRDFDLNQVNDYDVGDDESVVMSRNGNDDMDLKWSDDYEHRISKKCKYGSDGDCSYMPTNGYANGNGHGNGNGFWSDETWERLHYLSLWIEVGELLTSLPEVGLDECPNLEEIQIRVEGDCRGRHKPTQREFGLSCLSRFPRLSKMKLDCGDTVGYALTAPPGQMDLSLWERFFLSGIGDLSLSEVDYWPPQDRDVNQRSLWLPAAGLLAECITLRKLFIHGTAHEHFMMFLVRNPNLNLSLRDVQLRGDYYPAPENEMSTEMRVDSCCRFEDALNRRLILD